From the genome of Papaver somniferum cultivar HN1 chromosome 2, ASM357369v1, whole genome shotgun sequence, one region includes:
- the LOC113350884 gene encoding protein FD-like → MDYPSSYYHPSKGVVCQEFNPYNSQFCLAKQTLEELEEDYLMKTDVRAATANENNPTFMSNINSGSSSSSSLSPPTASDSVNINQNGEVLAWDNYKVKTNDLIRGVEGCAIKSEVFSNEYNNNIYNPQPLMMNGGIMPQPIPELLSFQMVESTAAIPVVEQKWGGFMECLSGVSGPTFVNQPPPDANGYMDNRGYVDNRLSHTLPMPMNGTNAKAMVVAADKVDKKSMEKTMERRQKRMIKNRESAARSRARKQAHTNQLEHRVAELTKMNERLHKENGKVLVLTSVYMKKYLHNVIL, encoded by the exons ATGGACTACCCTTCTTCTTATTATCATCCTTCAAAGGGAGTCGTCTGCCAAGAATTTAACCCATATAACTCTCAATTTTGTCTAGCTAAGCAGACTCTAGAAGAGCTGGAAGAGGATTACTTGATGAAAACTGATGTTAGAGCAGCTACTGCCAATGAAAACAACCCTACATTCATGTCTAACATTAATAGTggatcgtcttcttcttcttcgctctCACCTCCCACTGCTTCTGATTCGGTTAATATCAATCAAAATGGTGAAGTATTAGCCTGGGACAATTATAAGGTGAAAACAAATGATTTAATTAGAGGAGTCGAGGGATGTGCTATTAAGAGTGAAGTTTTCAGTAACGAATATAATAATAACATCTATAATCCTCAACCATTGATGATGAATGGTGGAATTATGCCGCAGCCAATACCAGAATTGTTGTCATTTCAGATGGTGGAGTCTACTGCTGCTATTCCCGTGGTGGAGCAAAAATGGGGAGGATTTATGGAATGTCTGTCTGGAGTCTCTGGACCAACATTTGTGAATCAGCCTCCTCCTGATGCTAATGGGTATATGGATAACAGGGGATATGTGGATAATAGGTTGTCTCATACACTGCCTATGCCAATGAATGGCACGAATGCAAAAGCTATGGTTGTAGCGGCAGATAAGGTAGATAAGAAATCGATGGAAAAGACTATGGAGCGGAGGCAGAAAAGAATGATCAAGAACCGGGAATCTGCAGCGAGGTCCAGGGCAAGAAAACAG GCACATACCAACCAGTTGGAACATAGAGTGGCAGAATTGACGAAAATGAATGAGAGGCTCCACAAAGAAAAT GGTAAGGTGTTAGTGTTAACGTCTGTGTACATGAAAAAATATCTGCATAATGTGATCTTGTGA